One window of Methanospirillum lacunae genomic DNA carries:
- a CDS encoding cation diffusion facilitator family transporter: MADIYQSLNQEKEKTALLSIISNTFLVILKLIVGLALGSISMISEAIHSGMDLLASVVAYISVRKSAEAPDDEHSYGHGKYESISGLFEAILIFVAAALIIYEATQKIIEPTSEPLNSTLMMAGIAVMGISALSNAFVSSRLMKIAKKTESIALESDAWHLRTDVYTSVGVMVGLVLIQLTGIKILDSIVAICVALVIIRAAYELTMKSYKDLTDYRLTDDEVQRITGIICDHESDYVSYHGLRTRRAGPEIFIEFHLVVDKLVSVEQSHDLTDHLEEDIKLEFPRACITIHVEPNTGENAQNKSFCDNMPQSRSD, from the coding sequence ATGGCAGATATCTATCAATCATTAAATCAGGAAAAAGAAAAAACAGCTCTGCTTTCGATAATTTCCAACACATTTCTTGTTATTTTAAAACTGATCGTCGGATTAGCTCTTGGTTCGATCAGTATGATATCAGAGGCAATACATTCGGGTATGGATCTCCTTGCTTCTGTTGTAGCTTATATTTCAGTTAGAAAATCTGCAGAGGCTCCTGACGATGAGCACTCATATGGCCATGGTAAATATGAATCCATCTCAGGTCTTTTCGAGGCTATTCTCATCTTCGTTGCAGCAGCCCTGATCATTTATGAGGCTACTCAAAAAATAATTGAACCAACTTCAGAACCACTGAATTCGACGCTTATGATGGCCGGTATTGCAGTAATGGGAATATCAGCACTTTCAAACGCCTTTGTTTCATCGCGGCTCATGAAGATTGCAAAAAAGACAGAGTCAATAGCCCTGGAAAGTGATGCCTGGCACCTGCGGACAGATGTTTATACATCTGTTGGTGTCATGGTCGGTCTGGTTTTGATTCAGCTTACCGGAATAAAAATTCTTGATTCAATCGTCGCTATTTGTGTTGCCCTTGTCATTATAAGAGCAGCATATGAACTCACCATGAAGTCATATAAAGATCTGACTGATTACCGCCTTACAGACGATGAAGTACAGAGAATCACAGGGATTATCTGTGATCATGAATCGGATTATGTCAGTTATCATGGACTACGAACAAGAAGAGCCGGACCGGAAATATTTATCGAATTCCATCTTGTTGTTGATAAACTAGTATCAGTAGAACAATCGCATGATCTGACTGATCACCTTGAGGAGGATATAAAACTTGAATTCCCCCGTGCATGTATTACTATCCACGTAGAACCAAATACCGGAGAGAATGCACAAAACAAGTCATTCTGTGATAACATGCCTCAATCACGCAGTGATTAG
- a CDS encoding cation diffusion facilitator family transporter, protein MPHIVTEEEKTISDTHSYQTREKVIFKSLIIDIVFWIPDILLAIFSGSVTLYADVIKSGNEILSTFFAWIAMRKITKGGGDVYDYGMGKFETLTGIITGAVMFLSLVLVFAITSYKLLNPSLLHEEGTLLAICMMFIGVCVNTWLWREKSHIAKKEYSPVMESQVRLFKTKALTDLTVLIALLLVMLLAEYEWAIYIDPVASFIVIGSFLFSGYRTISSSLPDLLDKTIDEELQLEVVRALAEYFDEYEAFHGVRSRRSGNNIYIELFLEFNGEKKFSEIQDTINRIKNTLEKKIPRSSVTIMPCTGKFGTI, encoded by the coding sequence ATGCCACATATAGTGACTGAAGAAGAAAAAACCATTTCTGATACTCATTCATACCAGACCCGTGAAAAAGTCATATTTAAAAGTTTGATCATTGACATCGTCTTCTGGATACCTGATATATTATTGGCAATCTTTTCAGGATCAGTAACCCTGTATGCAGATGTAATAAAAAGTGGCAATGAGATCCTCTCAACCTTTTTTGCCTGGATTGCCATGCGAAAGATTACAAAAGGTGGAGGGGATGTATACGATTATGGGATGGGCAAGTTTGAGACCCTGACAGGTATCATAACCGGTGCAGTGATGTTTCTCTCACTTGTCCTGGTCTTCGCTATCACAAGTTACAAGCTCCTCAATCCTTCCCTACTTCATGAAGAAGGAACTTTATTAGCTATCTGTATGATGTTTATCGGTGTTTGTGTAAACACCTGGTTATGGAGAGAAAAATCCCATATTGCAAAAAAAGAGTATTCACCGGTGATGGAATCACAGGTCAGGCTCTTTAAAACAAAGGCTCTTACTGACCTTACAGTCCTCATTGCACTATTACTTGTGATGTTACTGGCAGAATATGAATGGGCAATATACATTGATCCGGTAGCTTCGTTTATTGTTATTGGATCATTCCTGTTTTCAGGGTACCGCACCATCTCTTCCTCTCTTCCTGATCTGCTTGATAAAACAATTGATGAAGAGTTACAATTGGAAGTAGTTCGTGCTCTGGCTGAATATTTTGACGAATATGAAGCATTTCATGGAGTCAGATCCCGGAGAAGTGGAAATAATATCTATATTGAACTCTTCCTTGAATTCAATGGAGAGAAGAAGTTTTCAGAGATTCAGGATACAATCAACCGGATTAAAAACACCCTTGAAAAAAAAATTCCCAGGAGTTCAGTGACTATTATGCCATGCACCGGAAAATTTGGGACAATATAG
- a CDS encoding rubredoxin, whose protein sequence is MDVYRCNPCRYYYYPELGDPTQNIPPGTPFTKLPDTWRCPPCKEPKSAFVKVERPKSRQI, encoded by the coding sequence ATGGATGTATACCGGTGCAACCCGTGCCGGTATTATTATTATCCGGAGTTAGGTGATCCTACACAGAATATCCCGCCGGGAACACCGTTCACCAAGCTACCTGACACGTGGCGGTGCCCTCCATGCAAGGAACCCAAGTCTGCATTCGTGAAGGTTGAACGTCCAAAAAGCCGCCAGATATAA
- a CDS encoding molybdopterin molybdotransferase MoeA — protein sequence MYQTETRWADQFVLVKSEPNQAKRVNSDTETVPLEEAVRIVRSIAHKTGTETIPVDEADGRTLSESIFAPDDIPGFDRATVNGYAIISSDTIDAQIRPINLTIVGSITKGLSKNHELSPGQAFSIQTGGKLPAGADSVILEEDSIVQGDVISIQHPVPPDVHIIRRDEDFKKGEPVYPAGWILRPQDIAVLVSIGRIRVKVRKKPIIGIISTGRELVPSESIPKSGEVREVNSYLVTAFCKRQGAIPVRYGIIRDDAEELTRLIEQASQECDAIIVSGGSSRDEHDITAQVIHKLGKVYTEGISFAPEKRTTIGQIDSVLVIGLPGHPSATFMVLTLVVIHLLQAMKGSPNQQVYRKYVRLTDTLHASKDSDRYIRVTITDDKATPVFGKSGLIHMLSQSDGIVKIPAGSKGYNVGDRVEVMIW from the coding sequence ATGTATCAGACGGAGACCCGTTGGGCTGATCAGTTTGTGTTAGTTAAATCTGAACCCAATCAGGCAAAAAGGGTCAATTCTGATACAGAAACAGTTCCCCTGGAAGAGGCAGTCCGTATCGTTCGTTCGATAGCCCATAAGACCGGGACCGAGACGATTCCGGTTGATGAAGCGGATGGTAGGACATTAAGTGAATCCATCTTTGCCCCTGATGATATTCCTGGATTTGATCGGGCCACAGTGAATGGTTATGCTATTATCTCATCTGATACAATCGATGCACAGATCAGGCCCATAAATCTTACAATTGTCGGTTCAATAACGAAAGGTCTCTCAAAAAATCACGAGCTCTCACCCGGTCAGGCATTCTCTATCCAGACTGGTGGAAAACTACCTGCAGGCGCAGATTCTGTAATTCTTGAAGAAGACAGCATTGTGCAGGGGGATGTAATATCGATTCAGCATCCTGTTCCTCCTGATGTTCATATCATCAGGAGGGATGAAGATTTTAAAAAGGGTGAGCCAGTATATCCCGCAGGATGGATCCTTCGGCCTCAGGATATTGCAGTCCTGGTGTCTATCGGTAGAATTCGTGTAAAGGTTAGGAAAAAACCGATAATTGGGATCATCTCAACAGGCAGGGAACTGGTTCCTTCTGAATCCATACCGAAGTCTGGAGAAGTCAGGGAGGTCAATTCGTACCTGGTTACTGCCTTCTGCAAACGGCAGGGTGCAATTCCTGTCAGGTATGGAATCATCAGGGACGATGCAGAAGAACTCACGAGACTGATAGAACAGGCTTCGCAGGAATGCGATGCAATCATCGTGAGTGGGGGAAGTTCAAGGGATGAGCATGATATAACGGCTCAGGTTATCCATAAACTCGGAAAAGTGTATACCGAGGGAATCTCTTTTGCACCTGAGAAACGGACCACCATCGGGCAGATTGATTCGGTCCTCGTAATAGGACTCCCAGGCCATCCGTCTGCCACCTTCATGGTACTGACCCTTGTCGTGATTCATCTCCTTCAGGCGATGAAAGGTTCTCCAAACCAGCAGGTTTACAGAAAGTATGTCCGGCTTACTGATACCCTGCATGCCAGTAAAGATAGTGACCGGTATATCAGGGTCACTATCACAGATGATAAGGCAACACCGGTCTTTGGAAAATCCGGTCTTATTCATATGCTTTCACAAAGCGATGGTATTGTGAAGATCCCGGCTGGAAGCAAAGGGTATAATGTCGGCGACCGGGTCGAAGTGATGATCTGGTAG
- a CDS encoding molybdopterin molybdotransferase MoeA, translating into MSKSENSGPNASSEYYFDVVPIEEAVRIVRSISHQTGTETIPIDDGDGRTLSEPVVALTDIPGFERSWRDGYAVITDDIHSASESSPINLSCLGAVRMGTPSDLTVTPGTCMYIPTGGQIPAGADAVVMVEYTERLGNTILIKKPTIVGENIIRRDEDFKASDLIYPVGWILRPQDIGVLASIGKTQITVRKKPVIGIISTGVELVPAEAIPRPGEVREVNSYLITVFSRRQGAIPVRYGIIRDNPDELRETISRATRECDAVVVSGGSSKDRNDITAKTIGELGEVFVHGISIAPGKPTIIGKIQDVPVIGLPGHPASTFMVLSLVVIHLLQALKGSPCQKTYKQKIRMATSVQSEQGREHYLRVRIEGDYATPVLGKSGLMNTLAWSDGIIRIPAGDEGYEAGDEVEVMLW; encoded by the coding sequence ATGTCTAAATCAGAAAATTCAGGTCCAAATGCTTCATCAGAGTATTATTTTGATGTAGTACCGATCGAGGAAGCGGTGCGGATCGTCAGGAGTATATCGCATCAGACCGGGACTGAAACAATACCGATCGATGATGGAGATGGAAGAACACTGAGTGAACCTGTTGTCGCTCTTACGGATATTCCCGGGTTTGAGCGGTCATGGCGTGATGGATATGCAGTCATCACCGATGACATTCATTCTGCCTCCGAATCTTCACCAATTAACCTCTCCTGCCTTGGAGCTGTACGGATGGGAACACCTTCCGATCTCACAGTCACTCCCGGGACCTGTATGTATATTCCAACCGGGGGTCAGATCCCGGCAGGTGCCGATGCTGTTGTGATGGTTGAGTACACTGAACGTTTAGGAAACACCATCCTCATAAAAAAGCCTACAATCGTAGGTGAAAATATCATCCGGCGTGATGAGGACTTCAAGGCGTCTGATCTTATTTATCCAGTCGGCTGGATTCTTCGTCCACAGGACATCGGGGTCCTGGCATCGATTGGGAAGACTCAGATTACCGTCAGAAAAAAACCGGTTATCGGGATCATCTCAACAGGTGTGGAACTTGTTCCTGCTGAAGCAATACCCCGGCCTGGTGAGGTCAGAGAGGTGAATTCATACCTCATCACGGTCTTTTCACGTAGACAGGGTGCAATACCTGTCCGTTATGGAATCATCAGGGATAATCCGGACGAGCTTCGTGAAACCATCTCCCGGGCTACACGGGAATGTGATGCCGTTGTGGTAAGTGGAGGAAGTTCCAAGGATCGTAATGACATCACTGCCAAAACCATTGGAGAACTTGGCGAAGTCTTTGTGCATGGTATCTCCATCGCACCCGGAAAACCGACTATTATCGGAAAGATTCAGGATGTTCCTGTCATCGGTCTTCCCGGCCATCCTGCCTCTACATTCATGGTCCTCTCCCTGGTTGTCATTCACCTTCTTCAGGCACTCAAGGGTTCGCCCTGTCAGAAGACATACAAACAGAAGATACGGATGGCAACAAGTGTTCAGTCAGAACAGGGGCGAGAGCATTATCTTCGTGTCAGGATAGAAGGAGATTATGCCACCCCGGTGCTGGGCAAGTCGGGTCTTATGAATACGCTGGCCTGGAGTGATGGAATTATCCGGATTCCTGCAGGAGATGAAGGATATGAGGCTGGTGACGAGGTTGAGGTGATGCTCTGGTGA
- a CDS encoding molybdenum cofactor synthesis domain-containing protein gives MKRYLSKIPLPEAITILTKTFPQPDQREFIPAEEANGRVLASPVYAQATIPAARLASMDGIAVRCQETFEARDQNPILLMNVISISTGQVVPTGYDAVIASEEIGFAGDDRYEIRRPARMGQNIREPGEEVKAGRLILHPGHRIEPSDLGALITYGIREVEARSLVVGLIPTGDELVQGDQEPKPGQVRESNTAVIAASLVQAGITAVRYPITPDEPDLIRNVISIAAQSCDLVLISAGSSGGSRDHTREVIEELGSILFHGVAMRPGKTILCGNVESTPVIGLPGQPMASLTAWREIVIPLLRSWEFDLQQIHESSAVTAEPIPSDGGIDEFIPVSIVRILGEDYVFPRPRGAAGQMQAVRSNAVLHIPAVKEGYREGATVTVRLTRQHRDEQGILIAGISDTLTDLLQATFISHTYHLIIRPLSAIGAAAALCKGMCHGIFISGSATGKDSDISRLLQSGCRDQVRSMPVGCRGGELIMLLFRDTPPVLGEISPLIDFLSSETWRKVVGLPEQGCTVEPLTSEPGNEYSEQTTGHTQRIRS, from the coding sequence GTGAAAAGGTATCTGAGTAAGATACCCCTGCCTGAAGCAATAACCATCCTGACAAAAACGTTTCCTCAACCTGATCAGCGTGAATTTATTCCCGCAGAAGAGGCGAATGGCAGAGTTCTTGCCTCACCTGTATATGCCCAGGCCACTATCCCTGCTGCAAGACTGGCTTCAATGGATGGGATTGCCGTCAGATGTCAGGAGACATTTGAAGCCAGGGATCAGAATCCGATCCTGCTCATGAATGTCATTAGCATTAGTACCGGTCAGGTAGTCCCTACCGGGTATGATGCTGTCATTGCATCAGAAGAGATCGGATTTGCCGGAGATGACAGGTATGAGATTCGGCGTCCCGCAAGGATGGGTCAGAATATCAGGGAGCCCGGTGAGGAGGTAAAAGCTGGGCGTCTTATCCTCCATCCAGGTCACCGGATCGAACCATCTGATCTTGGTGCACTTATCACCTATGGCATCAGGGAAGTTGAGGCCAGATCCCTTGTTGTAGGACTCATCCCTACAGGTGATGAACTAGTTCAGGGAGACCAGGAGCCAAAGCCGGGTCAGGTCAGGGAAAGCAACACTGCTGTCATTGCGGCATCTCTTGTCCAGGCTGGAATTACAGCGGTACGATACCCGATCACTCCCGATGAACCGGATTTAATCAGGAATGTAATCAGTATTGCTGCGCAGTCCTGTGATCTGGTTCTTATCTCAGCAGGTTCGTCAGGAGGTAGCCGCGATCATACCCGTGAGGTCATTGAAGAACTTGGAAGCATACTCTTTCACGGGGTTGCGATGCGGCCAGGTAAGACAATTCTCTGTGGAAATGTTGAAAGTACTCCGGTAATTGGTCTTCCCGGCCAGCCGATGGCTTCACTTACGGCGTGGCGTGAGATCGTAATTCCTCTTCTTCGCAGCTGGGAGTTTGACCTGCAGCAGATTCATGAATCTTCGGCGGTTACTGCTGAACCTATTCCCAGCGACGGCGGAATTGATGAGTTCATACCGGTATCAATAGTCAGAATACTTGGAGAGGATTATGTGTTCCCTCGGCCAAGGGGTGCAGCAGGTCAGATGCAGGCCGTTCGCTCCAATGCAGTTCTTCACATTCCAGCCGTAAAAGAAGGATACCGGGAAGGTGCTACTGTCACAGTACGACTGACCCGGCAGCACCGGGATGAGCAGGGTATTCTTATTGCAGGAATATCGGATACCCTGACTGATCTTCTCCAGGCTACGTTTATCTCCCATACCTATCATCTTATCATACGCCCTCTCTCTGCAATTGGGGCCGCTGCAGCCCTGTGTAAAGGAATGTGTCATGGTATCTTTATTTCCGGGTCTGCTACAGGTAAGGATAGCGATATCTCAAGGCTTCTTCAATCCGGATGCAGGGATCAGGTACGATCAATGCCGGTAGGATGCAGGGGCGGCGAACTGATCATGTTGCTCTTCAGGGACACCCCCCCGGTCCTCGGTGAAATCTCACCACTCATAGATTTCCTCTCTTCAGAAACCTGGAGGAAAGTAGTGGGGCTCCCGGAACAGGGCTGTACAGTTGAACCCTTGACATCAGAACCAGGGAATGAATATAGTGAACAGACAACAGGTCATACACAGAGGATCAGATCATGA
- a CDS encoding SagB/ThcOx family dehydrogenase, translated as MKGIEFIEATRYGDEQITTDEMKGLEQPEIEEGPVGDTIPLPDPDPEVIGELDLSEAIELRESRRDYTDEVLTLPELSYLLWCTAGVKWAFPGGAFRTVPSAGCCHAIDTYLAINRVEGIKPGLYRYIAMEHALETLPAYPDISEDMGTVCFDQPCVKQAAVIFIWAADAYRMTWKYGERGYRNIFLDAGHICQNLYLTVQPVGCGCCAIGAFKDQNLNDMLNLDGIDRFVLYLATVGKVDQSEEEESPSADFGA; from the coding sequence ATGAAGGGGATTGAATTTATTGAGGCAACCCGGTACGGGGATGAACAGATAACAACTGATGAGATGAAAGGGCTTGAGCAGCCGGAAATTGAAGAAGGGCCTGTTGGAGATACCATACCCCTGCCTGACCCTGATCCCGAGGTAATTGGTGAACTTGATCTCTCAGAAGCGATTGAACTTCGGGAAAGTCGTCGGGATTACACCGATGAAGTACTGACACTTCCCGAACTCTCGTATCTCCTCTGGTGTACTGCAGGAGTAAAATGGGCATTTCCCGGTGGGGCATTCAGAACCGTGCCTTCTGCGGGGTGTTGCCATGCCATTGATACCTACCTTGCGATAAACAGGGTTGAAGGAATTAAACCCGGGCTGTACCGGTATATCGCAATGGAGCATGCTCTTGAGACACTCCCGGCATATCCGGATATTAGTGAGGACATGGGCACTGTCTGCTTTGACCAGCCCTGTGTAAAACAGGCAGCAGTAATCTTTATCTGGGCTGCTGATGCATACCGCATGACCTGGAAGTATGGAGAGCGGGGATACCGTAACATTTTCCTTGACGCCGGTCATATCTGTCAAAATCTCTATCTGACAGTTCAGCCGGTTGGATGCGGGTGCTGCGCTATCGGTGCTTTCAAGGATCAGAATCTCAATGATATGCTCAATCTTGATGGGATTGATCGGTTTGTGCTCTATCTTGCAACAGTAGGAAAAGTAGATCAGTCTGAAGAGGAAGAATCACCCTCTGCAGATTTTGGTGCTTGA
- a CDS encoding 4Fe-4S dicluster domain-containing protein, whose product MRKIALHEKGGIIQEMDGELFTVRIRIPAGIISNKQMSGICKIADKFKAGIHLTTRQTAELIHVKYEDLEKIVAALEKNETPLGAEKSEIVNVTACPGIERCKYAQLDSISLALALDKKHFGRDMPVKARIAISACPNSCMSEKLNEIGITGVVRPYRIPGTCTGCGTCTHYCRENAIVIRNGVINLDENRCVHCGMCIACCPFHIIKSDPPAYHITVGGKRGRHPKIGKHFVTVKSPETVDLCIEKIIYWIYRRAWGDSLLPDQLDDIGFDKFKEDVVASLPEEEIITGY is encoded by the coding sequence ATGCGGAAAATTGCCCTCCACGAAAAGGGGGGGATCATCCAGGAGATGGACGGCGAACTGTTTACCGTCCGTATCCGGATCCCTGCCGGAATAATCTCAAACAAGCAAATGTCCGGAATATGCAAGATTGCAGACAAATTCAAAGCAGGTATCCACTTAACCACACGACAGACTGCAGAACTCATCCATGTTAAATATGAGGATCTTGAGAAGATCGTCGCTGCACTTGAGAAGAACGAGACACCCCTCGGTGCCGAGAAGTCAGAGATTGTAAATGTCACGGCATGTCCGGGGATTGAGCGGTGCAAGTATGCACAGCTCGACTCAATCTCTCTGGCACTTGCCCTTGATAAAAAACATTTTGGCAGGGATATGCCTGTCAAGGCACGAATTGCGATATCAGCCTGCCCAAACTCCTGCATGAGTGAAAAACTAAATGAGATCGGGATAACCGGAGTGGTCAGACCATACCGGATTCCAGGTACATGCACGGGTTGTGGAACCTGCACTCATTATTGCAGAGAGAATGCTATCGTCATCAGGAACGGTGTGATTAATCTTGATGAGAACCGATGCGTTCATTGTGGTATGTGTATCGCCTGCTGTCCGTTCCATATCATCAAGTCTGATCCTCCTGCATATCACATCACAGTCGGAGGAAAACGTGGTCGCCATCCCAAGATAGGCAAACATTTTGTCACTGTAAAAAGCCCGGAGACTGTGGATCTTTGCATTGAGAAGATCATCTACTGGATTTACCGAAGAGCCTGGGGTGACTCATTGCTCCCGGATCAACTTGATGATATCGGATTTGACAAATTCAAGGAAGACGTGGTTGCCTCCCTTCCTGAAGAAGAGATTATAACTGGGTATTAA
- a CDS encoding S8 family serine peptidase has translation MAGLSGWIIMNRLFYFNIYYGIVILLFICAVVTVSADSLNYREKSADSGKSLQVLPQYAEDRIIVRYKPDARGPDDTLNSFMENTNKKVGGTVMADFSSMGISGMQIIRPPDSQSAEEAISEYAQQPDVLYAEADHLISLSPDESADSVSSSVSNSGSSSVTPDDPGYSLQWGLHNTGQSPFYGTVGADIDAPVAWNTTTGSSVVIAVVDTGVDYTHEDLAANIWTNSGEIAGNGIDDDGNGYIDDVRGWNFYSNTNDPMDDNGHGTHCAGIIAAVGNNNVGVAGVNWKAKTMPLKFLNSTGSGYTSDAISAILYADKMGAKVISNSWGGSGVSRSLKEAIDASSAVVVCAAGNDAEDIETTPLYPASYNSSNIIAVAATDYNDNLATFSNYGAISVDIAAPGVKIRSTYKDDLYAYLSGTSMATPYVSGVAALISAVNSSLSNTEIKAKILNSADAISSLKGKVVSNGRLNAANAVEAASGGGSTDPVDNDDLIVSFTAAPRSGNSPLPVQFMDTSSAEVTGWNWNFGDGSYSILKNPRHVYQNKGKYAVTLKITSGSRSGLLKKTGYITVQ, from the coding sequence ATGGCCGGGTTATCAGGTTGGATCATCATGAATCGTCTGTTTTATTTCAATATTTATTATGGAATTGTCATATTGCTCTTCATTTGTGCTGTTGTCACTGTTTCTGCAGACAGTCTGAATTATCGAGAGAAGAGTGCAGACTCTGGAAAGAGCCTGCAGGTCTTGCCCCAGTATGCTGAAGATCGGATCATTGTCAGGTACAAGCCGGATGCCAGGGGACCTGATGATACTCTGAACTCATTCATGGAAAACACGAACAAAAAGGTAGGAGGTACAGTGATGGCAGACTTTTCTTCAATGGGAATATCTGGAATGCAGATCATCAGACCTCCTGACAGTCAGAGCGCTGAAGAAGCCATATCAGAGTATGCACAGCAACCCGATGTGCTCTATGCAGAGGCTGATCACCTCATCTCCTTATCACCAGATGAGTCTGCTGATTCGGTAAGCAGTTCTGTGAGCAATTCTGGCTCATCATCAGTGACTCCTGATGATCCGGGATATTCTCTCCAGTGGGGTCTTCATAACACTGGACAGTCCCCATTTTATGGAACAGTAGGTGCGGACATTGATGCTCCTGTTGCCTGGAATACCACAACAGGATCATCAGTTGTCATAGCCGTTGTGGATACCGGGGTTGACTATACGCATGAAGACCTTGCGGCTAATATCTGGACCAATTCCGGCGAGATTGCTGGGAATGGAATTGATGATGATGGTAATGGCTACATCGATGATGTGCGGGGCTGGAACTTTTATAGCAACACCAATGATCCCATGGATGATAACGGACATGGAACTCATTGTGCCGGTATCATTGCAGCGGTGGGAAACAACAATGTCGGCGTGGCCGGGGTGAACTGGAAGGCAAAGACCATGCCTCTCAAGTTCCTGAATTCAACAGGAAGTGGCTATACATCAGATGCGATATCTGCAATCCTGTATGCAGACAAGATGGGAGCGAAAGTAATTTCAAACTCATGGGGAGGATCCGGTGTATCACGATCTCTAAAAGAAGCAATAGATGCTTCTTCAGCAGTAGTTGTTTGTGCAGCAGGAAATGATGCTGAAGATATCGAAACAACTCCCCTCTATCCCGCATCTTATAATAGTTCAAATATCATCGCGGTCGCAGCCACAGATTATAATGACAACCTTGCTACTTTCTCCAATTATGGCGCCATATCTGTAGATATTGCTGCCCCTGGCGTTAAGATAAGAAGTACATACAAAGATGACCTGTATGCATATCTTTCAGGGACGTCGATGGCTACACCCTATGTCTCCGGAGTTGCGGCCCTTATATCTGCTGTCAACTCTTCACTCTCCAACACTGAAATAAAGGCAAAAATCCTGAATAGCGCAGATGCAATCAGTTCGCTGAAGGGCAAAGTTGTAAGTAATGGAAGGCTAAATGCTGCAAATGCAGTAGAAGCAGCTTCTGGTGGCGGGAGTACGGACCCCGTAGATAACGACGATCTGATTGTTTCATTCACCGCAGCTCCACGATCTGGAAACTCGCCACTTCCAGTTCAGTTTATGGATACATCATCGGCAGAAGTGACCGGGTGGAACTGGAATTTTGGCGATGGGAGTTATTCAATACTAAAAAACCCCCGGCATGTGTATCAGAACAAGGGTAAATATGCAGTGACACTAAAGATCACCAGTGGAAGTAGGAGTGGGTTACTGAAAAAAACCGGATATATTACTGTTCAATAA
- a CDS encoding FmdE family protein, with product MSTIDILLQKAKEFHGEICPGIVMGTRMTIAGMRELDMDPLLKTQDLIVYVEIDRCATDAIQAITGVSLGHRSLKFMNYGKFAATFINTQTGKAVRVSALPKNSDQPKDMKEVAKMICNAPEEEIFKIQKVHVDIPKEDLPGFPTHKDVCSRCGEGIMDSKEIIIEGKAVCKNCAQGSYYTII from the coding sequence ATGAGCACTATCGATATCCTCTTACAGAAAGCCAAGGAATTTCACGGAGAAATCTGTCCAGGAATTGTTATGGGAACCAGGATGACCATAGCTGGGATGCGGGAACTTGACATGGACCCCCTTTTGAAAACTCAGGATCTTATTGTCTATGTTGAGATTGACCGGTGTGCAACCGATGCAATTCAGGCGATTACCGGGGTGTCCCTGGGTCACCGTTCTTTAAAATTTATGAACTATGGAAAATTTGCAGCTACATTCATTAATACTCAAACCGGAAAGGCGGTCCGGGTTTCCGCTCTTCCTAAAAACTCTGACCAGCCTAAAGATATGAAAGAGGTTGCAAAGATGATCTGTAATGCTCCTGAAGAAGAGATATTTAAAATTCAAAAAGTTCATGTAGATATCCCAAAAGAAGATCTGCCAGGATTTCCAACACACAAAGATGTCTGTAGCCGGTGTGGTGAGGGGATTATGGATAGTAAAGAGATTATTATCGAAGGAAAAGCGGTTTGTAAAAATTGTGCCCAGGGATCGTATTACACGATCATCTGA